The nucleotide sequence AAAATCCGGATGCCGGAGAGTTCGAGCTTGCAGACTATAATGATGTCTGGAATGCACAGAAATTTTTCGGGATTTTTTAACGCAGTATGAAAGAGCTGACGGTTTCTAAGAGCCGATGCAGCAGATGGTAACAGAAAAATGCATACATTAACAGTTTTTACACCAAGCTATAATCGTGAAAATATGCTGCCGAGGCTTTATAAAAGCCTTACAGAGCAGACGAATAAGGATTTTGAATGGCTTATAGTAGATGACGGTTCTACGGATAAGACGAGAAAACTTGTAGAATCCTTTAAAGCAGAGAAAAAAATATCCATAAGATATCATTATCAGAAAAACGGCGGTAAGATGAGAGCTCACAATACCGGCGTAAGAATGGCGGAAACAGAAATTTTTGTCTGTCTGGATTCCGATGATTATTTTACAAAGAGCGCAGTTAATGATATATTGGACGTATGGAAAAACATTCGGGATGATAAGGAATGTGCAGGCATAGTTGCCCACAAGGGAAGCAGCGAGACAGAGATTCTTTATAATGAGGAATTTCCGGAAAACCTTGAAAGAACAACGATCTTCGATCTTAGGCTTAAGGGCTTTAAGGGAGAGACGACGCTGGTCTTCAGGACGGATGTCTTAAAGGAGCATGAATTTCCGGAGATAGACAGGGAAAAATATGTTCCCGAGGACTATGTTTATGACCTTATCGGAAGCAGATATTATCTGCATCTTATGCCCGAGATACTTACGGTATGTGAACTGGTTGAAAAGGGATATACCGACAGGGTTGATGAGCTGCGATGGAATAACCCGACCGCATGGTATTTGTATTATGTAAACCGCGCGAAGGCAGCTCCCTGGTGTGTCTTAAAATTTAAGTATGCAGCGCACTGTCTGAGATTTTCCCTCCTGGCGGATGATGATTACAAGGCAGAGAATCCTTTGCCGCCTTTGCTTATCCTATGCGGGCTTCCGGGTGCACTGGCATTGAGCTTAAGAAGAAAATTATAAACTTGCAGGTAAGAATGAGAGCAATCAGATCAGAAGAAGCGCTGAAGCGCTTATATACACTGCTTGTATGCACGATCATGGTCGCAGCAGATTCGGCTATGATATTGTATGCACTGCACTTTATATACAATTTAGAATTCAGGACCCAGCTCTATTTCAGGGGACATCTCTTTGTAATGGGGATGTATGTAGTAGTGCTGCTTTTCCTGGGACAGGTATTCGGAGGAATAATCGTCGGAGTAAGGAAAGCCGGAGAGGTTATGTTCAGCTTTCTCTTTGCGGCATTGATGTCGGGGAGCTTTTTTTATTTTATAGTAGCGCTCCTGTCCTATAAACTTCCGACGCCGATCCCTTTATTGCTGGTATTACTGGTACAGATCATATTTTCGTCGGGCTGGATATCAATTACGGCAAAGATTTACGGCAATCGTTTCAAGCCCTATGATGTTTTGCTGATCTATAAAGGCGAGTCAATAGAAAATTTCAGGGAGAAGCTCGCAACGAGGAAAGATCAGTTTCATATAGCAGATTCGGTGAATATAAGAGAGGGTGAAGAGAAGTTAAGAAGCCTTATCAATAAGTATAATACCGTGATGCTCTGGGATATCCCTTCGGGCTACAGAAATCAGATATTTAAGATCTGCTATGAGAAATCAAAACGTATATATGTAATGCCTAAAATATCTGACATCATATTGAACGGATCCGAGGCGGTACATCTTTTTGATACACCGCTCCTGCTCACAGAGGCAAATCCGCTTCAATATGAAGAGCGAGTCCTTAAAAGGATAATGGATATAGTTATTTCCTTATGCCTTATAATAATCACAGCGCCGATAATGCTGATTGCAGCTTTGGCTATAAAGCTTTACGACAGGGGACCTGCACTTTATTCGCAGGTCAGATGTACCAAGGGCGGAAGAAAATTTAGAATATATAAATTCAGGAGCATGATCGTAAATGCCGAAAGTGCAGGAGTAGCAGTGCTTGCGGCAGAGTCAGACCCGAGGATAACACCGATTGGAAAGTTTATCAGAGCCTGCAGGATAGATGAACTCCCGCAGCTTTTTAACGTCCTTAACGGTGATATGTCATTTGTGGGGCCGAGACCGGAAAGGCCGGAATTTATAGAAAAATATCTGGAAACAATGCCGGAATTCGCATACAGAATGAAGGTCAGGGCAGGAATTACCGGATATGCCCAGCTTTACGGGAAATATAACACGCTTCCTTATGATAAACTGAAATTTGATCTTTATTATATAGAACAGTATTCATTATGGCTTGATATAAAGCTTATGATACTTACGGTCAAGATTCTTTTTACAAAGGAAAGTACAGAGGGAACGAAAGAGAAGGTAACGTCTGCAAAAGACAGAGCAGGCTGAGTAAAATAAGCAAATAGAACTATCCGTGTGGGGGTAAATGTCTATGGCGAATGTATCAGTAGTTATTCCGGTGCACAATGCGAGCCGGTTTATAGAAGATACGCTGCGTTCTATACTGGCAGAAACTTACAAAGACTGGGAGATAATCCTTGTGGAGGATCACAGTACGGACAACAGCGTTGAATGCATGAACATTATGGTAAAAGAGTTCGAGGAAAAGGGACTCGGAGACCGCATCAGAGTGCTCAGTTCAAAGGGCAGGGGGGCGGCATCAGCCAGAAATACGGGAATAGACGCAGCAGAGAGCAGATATATCGCTTTTCTGGATGCAGATGATCTCTGGGAACCTCCAAAGCTCGAACAGCAGCTTAAATTTATGAAAAAAACAGGGGCGGCATTTTCATTTACAGGCTATGAATTTGCCGATGAGACCGGAGTCGGTATCGAGAAGATAGTAAGAGTCCCTAAAATAATGAATTATAAAAAGGCTCTTAAAAATACGACTATTTTTACAAGTACGGTCATGTTTGATATGAAAAAGATCAGCAAGGAAGAGATAAGAATGCCTGATGTACCGAGTGAAGATACTGCCACATGGTGGAAAATACTTCGTTCCGGCTATATGGCATATGGTCTTGACAGACCTCTTACGCTCTATAGGAGGAGTGGAAATACTCTTTCCTCCAACAAAAAGACCGCAATAAAGAGAATCTGGAATTTATACAGGAATGTAGAAAAGTTAAGTCCTGTGTATAGTGCATGGTGCTTTGTTTTTTACGCTGTGCATGCGGTAGGAAGACGAATATGACAAAGGTAAGTTCAGCCAGCCGTTTATCTGTGCTGCTTTCAGCGATGCAGTTAGACGACTGGCATTATATTGACAATTTAAATATCAGCGGAAATGCCCTTGTGATCAACCAATGCGACAGGGATGGTGACGAGAGGATAGAAGACGGAAATAGGAAGATTCGTTTTATATCAACAAGGGAGAGAGGTCTTTCCAAAAGCCGGAATATGGCAGTAAGAGAGACCGAGGGAGAAATATGCATCTTCTGCGATAATGATGTGAAATACCGGGATAATTATGAAGAGCTGATACTAGGCGAATTCCGGAGGATGAAAGATGCAGATATCATTGTTTTCTTTATAGAGAGGCCTGAGAGACATTCTCCAATATTTAAGAAGAGAAGAAGGATGGGCTATCTTTCTACGATGAAAACTTTTTCTCCTGAGCTGGCTTTCAGAAAAAGCTCGCTTGTGAAAGCCGGACTTGAGCTGGATGAGGATTTTGGAGCCGGTGCGCGATACAGCATGGGAGAAGAAAATATCTTTTTGTATGATGCCATAAAGGCTGGACTCAGGATATATTATGCGCCGGTAAAAATTGCCTCGTTAATAGAAAATGAATCAACCTGGTTTAAGGGATATACTGAGAGGTTTTTTATCAACAGAGGAGCCGGATATTACAGAATGGCAGGCTTTTTTAGTCATATTCTTATCTGGCAGTTCGCATTAAGAAAGAAAAAAGAGTACGGTAAAGATAAAATGTCTTTAAGAGATGCTTTAAGATATATGTATAAGGGGGCACACGAATATGAGCGCGAAAAGAATCTTTCTGGTTGGTGATGACTGGTCAAATACAGGACCGGCAAATGCTACTTATGCCTTGCGTAAACATCTGCCTAAGAATACCCTTTACCTCGAGCATAGATCAAAGGCAATGAGGGCTTTTGAGCTTACAATGAAAATGCGTAAGGCTGATGTTGCTGTCTTTTCAGGTCATTCGAGACAGAATCTCATGGGAATGGACATGGCTCACAGGGCAAAGATACCCTGCATATACATAATGCATGGCTGCGTTGAACATGAGAATACGATAAACCAGGCTGTCGACGAAGGAATGTCAAGAGATGAGCGTGCCATGATGGAGCGCGCAGATCTGATACTGGCAGTTTCAGAGCAGTTTGAGAGCTGGCTTAAGACTAATTATGTTGAATACAGAGATAAAATTTCGCACCTTGTAAATGGCATAGATTGGGAAAGCTTTGGGAATCTTGCCTCCGGTGAGAAACGTAATGAAAATATGATCCTAAGCGTTGGCGGAGGAATGCCGAGAAAACGTATAACGAGAATCTGCGAGGCCATCGAGATCCTTAAAAAAGAAGGATTTGAGGATCTGACACTGACTGTAGTCGGAGATGAGGGAGCAGACACAGAGAAAATAAACAGCTATCCTTTTGTAAACAATAGGGGGCTTGTTGACCGTGCAGAAATGAAAAGGCTTTATCACGAGTCGAAGCTTTTCGTGCAGAACAGTATTTTTGAGACCTTTGGTCTGGCTCCTGTGGAGGCTGTGCTTTCCGGAGCAGACATACTTGTTTCTAAATATTGCGGAGTTCTTTCCGTGCTCGGAGGCATGGAGGAAAAGGATATTATAGACAATCCGGATAATCCGGAGGAAATTGCTGAAAAAATAAAGCAAATGCTTAAAGACGACAATCATACAAGGATAGTCGTTGAGACTGATAAGGAGTCTACATCATGGACAAAGAGAGCAGAGGAGCTCTTGGCAATAGCGCAGAAAATCAAAAGGTAAGAAATCTTTTAACATGGATTGCGTTAATAATACAAATGATATTTTATGCCGGAACCTGGACAATACCCAAGTTCTATGGAGTTACAGAGAAATATAATTCACTTATAATTTTTATATCGCTTGCGATAGTTTTTTTCGCAAATATTGATATCTTGAAGGAATTGAGAGAAGGACCTAAGAAAAATCCGGTCTTTTATGCCATGGGAGCGGCAATTGTGATAGCTTTTGCCAATCTTTTTATAATCGGTTCGAATAAGGGCTGCATATTGATCCTGGCGAATTTCCTTTTAATATGGTATCTCGCGCCTAAAGTTGATTTCAGCGGAAAACAGCTTAAAACACTTGAGATCTTTTTCCTAATAATGTATATAAGCTGGTTTCTCTATGACAGAGGATTTTCATATAATACCAACACAGGTGCAACTGTAACGGTATTTACCCTGCTTGGCGCAATGACAGCCTTGATAAGATTGACTGAGAAAAAGGAAATATATGGATTTTTTGCGGTACTGGCAGTTTTCAGGGCGATAACACTGGTGCTCTGGCATCTTGCAAGAGGAGCTTTTATCGCACTGACCTTATTTCTTATATTTTATTTTATTATACCGAGGTCTTTTTGGAAAAATAAGATCTTATACAGGATCCTCTGCATTTTTGTGACTTTGGGATCTATAGCATTCGTGGCATTTTATGTGATTTTAGGATCCACGGGCTTTAATTTCAAGCTTCCCTTCTTTTACAAAAATATCTTTTCCGGAAGAGAGCAGATATGGCTGGAAGTGTGGGATATCTTAAAAGAGAACATTCTTACGGGAATAGGCTCCGGAAGAGAGCTTAAATCCTTTGTGGAATATAATATCCATAATTCCATGTACGATATTCTTGCGGTACATGGGGTAATAGTATTTATTCTTTCACTTGTTGTGATCGTTTCGAGACTCTTTAAGATGCAGGCAGAGCTTGATAAAGCTGATGTTATCAAGTTATGCGCGGCATCGGCAGTTTTTGCGATATTTATCGAGTCATTTATAGATATGGATCTAATGTGGGCGGATTATTCTCCGCTTCTGCTTTTCCTGCTGGCAGAAGTCCACAGACGAAATAAGGTTAAAGCGGGAAATTAGCAGTTGTTATACAGAGGAGTGTTTTAGGGTTTGATAAAGGGAAAATATAAATATCTTTTCAAAAATATGGCTTTATTTACCATAAGCAGTCTGGTGTCAAAACTGCTTGTGTTTCTTCTTGTTCCCTTTTATACATCTATTCTTACAGAGTCGGAGTACGGAATAGCTGATGTAATGCAGTCGACCTTACTTCTCGGAGTGCCGTTATTATCCATAAATGCCGGAGAAGCGGCACTTCGTTTTGGCTTGGATAAGGGAGCTGATCACGGAGAAATATTGAGGATAGGATTAAAGAGGGTATTTTTCTCGGATCTGTTGGCGCTTATCTTATCAGGTGGATTTTTTGCTTTCAGACTGATAACGAAAAAGGGTCCGGAACCGGAATATATTGTACTTTTTTTCTTTCTTTTTCTATTTAACAGTTTTTACGAATATATGCTTCTTTATTGTCAGGGAACGGAAAAAGTCCAGATAATGA is from Lachnospiraceae bacterium C1.1 and encodes:
- a CDS encoding glycosyltransferase family 2 protein, coding for MTKVSSASRLSVLLSAMQLDDWHYIDNLNISGNALVINQCDRDGDERIEDGNRKIRFISTRERGLSKSRNMAVRETEGEICIFCDNDVKYRDNYEELILGEFRRMKDADIIVFFIERPERHSPIFKKRRRMGYLSTMKTFSPELAFRKSSLVKAGLELDEDFGAGARYSMGEENIFLYDAIKAGLRIYYAPVKIASLIENESTWFKGYTERFFINRGAGYYRMAGFFSHILIWQFALRKKKEYGKDKMSLRDALRYMYKGAHEYEREKNLSGW
- a CDS encoding sugar transferase; the protein is MRAIRSEEALKRLYTLLVCTIMVAADSAMILYALHFIYNLEFRTQLYFRGHLFVMGMYVVVLLFLGQVFGGIIVGVRKAGEVMFSFLFAALMSGSFFYFIVALLSYKLPTPIPLLLVLLVQIIFSSGWISITAKIYGNRFKPYDVLLIYKGESIENFREKLATRKDQFHIADSVNIREGEEKLRSLINKYNTVMLWDIPSGYRNQIFKICYEKSKRIYVMPKISDIILNGSEAVHLFDTPLLLTEANPLQYEERVLKRIMDIVISLCLIIITAPIMLIAALAIKLYDRGPALYSQVRCTKGGRKFRIYKFRSMIVNAESAGVAVLAAESDPRITPIGKFIRACRIDELPQLFNVLNGDMSFVGPRPERPEFIEKYLETMPEFAYRMKVRAGITGYAQLYGKYNTLPYDKLKFDLYYIEQYSLWLDIKLMILTVKILFTKESTEGTKEKVTSAKDRAG
- a CDS encoding O-antigen ligase family protein, whose product is MDKESRGALGNSAENQKVRNLLTWIALIIQMIFYAGTWTIPKFYGVTEKYNSLIIFISLAIVFFANIDILKELREGPKKNPVFYAMGAAIVIAFANLFIIGSNKGCILILANFLLIWYLAPKVDFSGKQLKTLEIFFLIMYISWFLYDRGFSYNTNTGATVTVFTLLGAMTALIRLTEKKEIYGFFAVLAVFRAITLVLWHLARGAFIALTLFLIFYFIIPRSFWKNKILYRILCIFVTLGSIAFVAFYVILGSTGFNFKLPFFYKNIFSGREQIWLEVWDILKENILTGIGSGRELKSFVEYNIHNSMYDILAVHGVIVFILSLVVIVSRLFKMQAELDKADVIKLCAASAVFAIFIESFIDMDLMWADYSPLLLFLLAEVHRRNKVKAGN
- a CDS encoding glycosyltransferase family 4 protein; translation: MSAKRIFLVGDDWSNTGPANATYALRKHLPKNTLYLEHRSKAMRAFELTMKMRKADVAVFSGHSRQNLMGMDMAHRAKIPCIYIMHGCVEHENTINQAVDEGMSRDERAMMERADLILAVSEQFESWLKTNYVEYRDKISHLVNGIDWESFGNLASGEKRNENMILSVGGGMPRKRITRICEAIEILKKEGFEDLTLTVVGDEGADTEKINSYPFVNNRGLVDRAEMKRLYHESKLFVQNSIFETFGLAPVEAVLSGADILVSKYCGVLSVLGGMEEKDIIDNPDNPEEIAEKIKQMLKDDNHTRIVVETDKESTSWTKRAEELLAIAQKIKR
- a CDS encoding glycosyltransferase family 2 protein; this translates as MANVSVVIPVHNASRFIEDTLRSILAETYKDWEIILVEDHSTDNSVECMNIMVKEFEEKGLGDRIRVLSSKGRGAASARNTGIDAAESRYIAFLDADDLWEPPKLEQQLKFMKKTGAAFSFTGYEFADETGVGIEKIVRVPKIMNYKKALKNTTIFTSTVMFDMKKISKEEIRMPDVPSEDTATWWKILRSGYMAYGLDRPLTLYRRSGNTLSSNKKTAIKRIWNLYRNVEKLSPVYSAWCFVFYAVHAVGRRI
- a CDS encoding glycosyltransferase family A protein, whose product is MHTLTVFTPSYNRENMLPRLYKSLTEQTNKDFEWLIVDDGSTDKTRKLVESFKAEKKISIRYHYQKNGGKMRAHNTGVRMAETEIFVCLDSDDYFTKSAVNDILDVWKNIRDDKECAGIVAHKGSSETEILYNEEFPENLERTTIFDLRLKGFKGETTLVFRTDVLKEHEFPEIDREKYVPEDYVYDLIGSRYYLHLMPEILTVCELVEKGYTDRVDELRWNNPTAWYLYYVNRAKAAPWCVLKFKYAAHCLRFSLLADDDYKAENPLPPLLILCGLPGALALSLRRKL